One genomic region from Yersinia canariae encodes:
- the rbsR gene encoding ribose operon transcriptional repressor RbsR, which produces MATMKDVARLAGVSTSTVSHVINKNRFVSDPIRDKVLAAIKQLHYAPSALARSLKLNETRTIGMLVTASSNPFYAEVVRGVERSCYERGYSLILCNTEGDIDRMSRSIETLMQKRVDGLLLMCTESHRPSQDILRCYPSLPIIMMDWAPFEGVNDVIQDNSLLGGEMATSYLIARGYTRIACIAGPQDKTPAKERLEGFRQAMDRAGLPVLPGYEVASDFEFGGGLVAMKQLLALPQPPEAVFTSNDAMAVGVYQALHQAGLSIPQDMAVIGYDDIEIAQYMTPPLTTIHQPKDDLGELAIDTLIHRLNNPEAEPQVLILTPELIERGSVAVR; this is translated from the coding sequence TTGGCCACCATGAAAGATGTCGCCCGCTTAGCGGGCGTATCAACCTCTACTGTCTCGCATGTCATTAATAAGAATCGTTTTGTTAGCGATCCTATTCGCGACAAAGTGCTGGCAGCCATCAAGCAACTTCACTATGCACCTTCTGCGCTGGCGCGGAGTTTAAAACTCAACGAAACTCGGACTATCGGCATGTTAGTTACTGCCAGTAGCAACCCATTTTATGCTGAAGTGGTACGTGGCGTGGAGCGCAGTTGCTATGAGCGCGGCTACAGTTTGATTCTGTGTAATACCGAGGGCGATATTGATCGCATGAGTCGTAGCATTGAAACCCTGATGCAAAAACGGGTCGATGGTTTGCTACTGATGTGCACTGAGAGTCACCGCCCGTCGCAGGATATTCTGCGTTGTTATCCTTCTCTGCCGATTATTATGATGGACTGGGCGCCTTTCGAAGGGGTCAATGACGTCATCCAGGACAACTCTTTATTGGGCGGAGAAATGGCAACCTCGTATTTGATTGCTAGAGGATATACTCGTATTGCCTGTATTGCTGGCCCACAAGATAAAACACCGGCGAAAGAACGTTTGGAAGGATTCCGCCAGGCAATGGATCGCGCGGGCCTACCCGTGCTTCCAGGTTATGAGGTTGCCAGTGACTTTGAATTTGGTGGCGGTTTAGTTGCTATGAAGCAGTTACTTGCATTGCCGCAGCCCCCTGAAGCAGTATTTACCAGTAATGATGCTATGGCGGTTGGTGTTTATCAGGCTTTGCATCAGGCAGGGTTATCGATTCCGCAAGATATGGCGGTCATCGGTTATGATGATATTGAAATCGCACAATATATGACGCCACCTTTGACGACGATTCATCAACCAAAAGATGACCTCGGCGAACTGGCTATTGATACTCTTATTCACCGGCTAAATAACCCGGAAGCGGAACCACAGGTTCTGATTCTCACTCCCGAGCTAATTGAGCGCGGTTCAGTCGCCGTCCGTTAA
- the rbsK gene encoding ribokinase yields the protein METGKLVVLGSINADHILNIEQFPRPGETVIGKQYKVAFGGKGANQAVAAGRSGANIAFIACVGEDDIGDRVRQQLASDNIDTAPIEAVAGTTTGVALIFVNGEGENVIGIHAGANSAVTPEYLGCYQQQVIDADALLMQLESPLETVIAAAKLAKQHQTQVILNPAPARELPDELLMLVDMITPNETEAERLTGIHIELDDDAAKAAQILHDKGIATVIITLGSRGVWLSEQGEGKLVAGFKVNAVDTIAAGDTFNGALLTALLEGQSMDLAVRFAHAAAAIAVTRSGAQPSIPWRAEIDSFLQDRV from the coding sequence ATGGAAACAGGTAAATTAGTGGTCTTGGGTAGCATCAATGCCGACCATATTTTGAATATTGAGCAGTTTCCGCGTCCAGGTGAAACGGTGATCGGGAAGCAGTATAAAGTTGCTTTCGGCGGAAAAGGGGCTAATCAAGCCGTTGCCGCTGGCCGTAGCGGGGCGAATATCGCGTTTATTGCCTGTGTGGGTGAAGATGATATTGGTGACCGGGTACGCCAGCAGTTAGCCAGTGATAATATTGATACCGCACCTATTGAGGCGGTAGCGGGCACCACGACAGGTGTGGCGCTGATTTTTGTTAATGGTGAAGGCGAGAACGTTATTGGTATTCATGCGGGGGCAAACTCGGCGGTGACTCCTGAATATCTTGGTTGCTATCAGCAGCAAGTTATTGACGCAGATGCATTATTGATGCAACTGGAATCCCCTCTTGAGACCGTTATCGCCGCCGCTAAATTGGCAAAACAGCATCAAACTCAGGTTATCCTGAATCCGGCTCCAGCCCGCGAACTGCCCGATGAGCTGTTAATGCTGGTGGATATGATTACCCCAAATGAAACGGAAGCTGAGCGCTTAACGGGTATTCATATTGAGCTGGATGATGATGCAGCAAAAGCTGCTCAGATTCTGCATGATAAAGGTATCGCAACCGTCATTATTACCTTGGGCAGCCGCGGTGTGTGGCTCAGTGAGCAAGGCGAGGGTAAGTTGGTCGCGGGATTCAAAGTTAATGCGGTGGATACTATCGCCGCCGGTGATACATTCAATGGAGCATTACTGACTGCTTTATTAGAAGGCCAATCGATGGACTTAGCCGTCCGATTTGCGCATGCTGCGGCCGCTATAGCAGTGACTCGTTCTGGCGCACAACCTTCCATTCCTTGGCGGGCCGAAATCGACAGTTTCTTACAAGATCGGGTATAA
- the rbsB gene encoding ribose ABC transporter substrate-binding protein RbsB yields MKMKKLATLISVVALSATVSANALAKDTIALVVSTLNNPFFVSMKDGAQKEADKLGYNLVILDSQNNPAKELANVQDLTVRGTKLLLINPTDSDAVGNAVKMANQANIPVITLDRLANAGTVVSHVASDNRFGGKMAGDYIAKKVGTDAKVIQLEGIAGASAARERGEGFKQSMEKNKFQLLASQPADFDRTKGLNVMQNLLTAHPDVQAVFAQNDEMALGALRALQTAGKTDVLVVGFDGTDDGIKAVESGKMGATIAQRPDQIGVIGVQTADKVLKGEKVQAVIPVDLKLVTKQ; encoded by the coding sequence ATGAAAATGAAGAAACTGGCTACATTGATCTCTGTTGTTGCATTGAGCGCTACCGTAAGTGCTAACGCGCTGGCAAAAGACACGATCGCGCTGGTAGTTTCCACGCTGAATAACCCGTTCTTTGTTTCAATGAAAGACGGCGCACAAAAAGAAGCGGATAAGCTTGGCTACAACCTGGTGATATTGGACTCCCAAAACAACCCGGCTAAAGAATTGGCTAACGTGCAGGATTTAACTGTGCGCGGCACCAAATTGTTGCTGATTAACCCAACTGACTCAGATGCCGTCGGCAACGCGGTTAAAATGGCCAATCAGGCCAATATTCCAGTGATTACCCTCGACCGCTTGGCTAACGCCGGCACTGTTGTGAGCCACGTGGCCTCTGATAACCGTTTCGGCGGCAAAATGGCCGGTGATTACATTGCGAAGAAAGTCGGTACTGATGCCAAAGTGATTCAGTTGGAAGGGATTGCGGGGGCATCTGCTGCTCGTGAGCGCGGCGAGGGCTTCAAGCAATCAATGGAAAAAAACAAATTCCAGTTGCTGGCTAGCCAACCGGCTGATTTTGACCGCACTAAAGGTTTGAATGTCATGCAGAACTTGCTGACGGCTCACCCAGATGTTCAGGCGGTCTTTGCTCAGAATGACGAAATGGCGCTGGGCGCACTGCGTGCTTTGCAGACTGCGGGCAAAACTGATGTGTTAGTGGTTGGTTTTGATGGCACTGACGATGGTATCAAAGCGGTCGAAAGCGGCAAAATGGGCGCAACCATCGCTCAACGTCCTGACCAGATTGGTGTTATTGGGGTGCAAACTGCGGATAAAGTATTGAAAGGCGAAAAAGTACAAGCCGTTATCCCAGTTGACTTGAAGTTAGTGACTAAGCAATAA